A segment of the Cyanobacteria bacterium QS_8_64_29 genome:
AAGTCCGCCGACAGGATGGAAGGTGCAATAGCAAAGTTTTTTTGTGAGTTTGCCCGTGTCATAGCGGTTCGATATTCCGATAAGCCCTTCATTCGCTTAAGCATCTTAACAAAATTTTGCGCCCCTCCGAGAACCCCGGAAGCAGGTCATGGGAGGCTCGTGCGGCTCAAGCGGCCCGAACTACAGCCGCTGCCAGCGCCGGGACGAACAAGACGCCATCGATGGCAATGTCGTAGACCCAGCGCGGCGTGCGGCGATCAACGGCCCACAGATAGGCCCAACTGCAAGCCGTTGCCAGCAGCACCTCAATTTGGCAGTCGATAGCGCCATGGCGCCATCCCCAAAGCAGAGCGAGCAGCACCAGTCCATAGAGGGCGCTCAAAATGAGCTTGGTGCCGCGCACGCCTGCCAGGCAGGGCAGCGTGGTTACCCCGCTAGCGCCATCGGCATCCAAATCGCGGATGTCAAAGGCGTGCGAGTTGCACGCAATAAAGGCGAACAAAAACAGTGCCGTTAGGGTTGCTGCTTCGTCAAAATGGGCGCCAGCGTAGGCCAGCGGCAGCCCTACCGTGGCGTAGGTAAGCGTGCTGCAAACGATCCAGGCTTTGCTCCCCGGAATGTCTTTGAGGCGGTACCACTGCCGCCCGTTCTGGCTGGAGAGCGGCAATAGCGGGACGCCATAGAGCAACGGCACGATCCCCGCGCAGCTGGCGTAGCGCACCGCTGGCGGTGCCGCGACCAGCAGGTAGGCGCTTCCGGCCACCGCCACTAGTAGCAGTCCCAAAATGCCGCCGTTGTTGCGAAAGTACGCCTGAAGTTGCGGAACCGGTTGCCAGTACGCATCCAGCAGACGGTCGAGGTTGTAGGGAACGAGCGCCGTTGCAAACACCAAAGCAATGGGCCGCCAATCGAGCGCCAGGCCCATCATGAGCTGGGCGAAACCCGCTAGCGAGGCAATCGCGGCAGCAATCCAGATGCTGGGATAGACAATTCCCGTTAGGAATTGCTGGTACCCCCAAAATCCCATTCGCTTGAGCGGGCTGAGTACCAAGGAGCGGACCATCAGGAAAATCTGCGTGGGATGCCGATTCAGTTTACGCTCGGCTCGCTTGAGTCAAAGTCGCAACCAAGCGCTCGGAATCCATGGGCGTGATCGCCTCACCGTGCAGTATTTTTTGCGTCACCATAAAGTAAAAAAGCGTGCCGACAAACAGGCGCGCTGGGCTTCGGAATCGGCAATCTCGAGCTCCGGGTGACAAGCAAGGTAATAGCTGAGGCGATCAATGCCGGGTTTGGACAAGTGGCTGACAAACGTTTGGGCTAGCTCGGGAAAATGACCCGACTCGCCAATCAGCAAGCGGGCAAAGTTCATCATTTGAGGGTCGTTGCCCATCAAGTCCAATGCATGTTGGGCCAGCTGGCGCAGGACCATGCGGGGCTCGCCCTCTAACGGGAGGGGCTCAAACAGCGCGCAGAATTTCTGCTGCGCCATTTGCTGCACTAGGCGCTCGAACAAGCAGCGCTTGTCGCTGAAATAGCTGTAGATCGTGGTTTTGGAGACGCCGGCGGCAGCGGCCACGCCATCCATGCTCGTGCTGGCATAGCCATGCCTGAGGAATTCCTGCATTGCCCCTTGCAAGATGGCGGTCGCTTTATCGGTCTGAGGGGGGTGGTGCGGCTCTGGGCCATGCTAGCAGGGAACAACTTGCAGTTAAGGATGGCTTAATTATGGTAGCTTGGCGCTTGTAATAACTAAACCGTTTAGTTTAAATTGGTTGCCATCTGCTGCCAGCCGTTTGGGTCGCGCCCGGTTGGGAGCGCCCGTGTGAGCCCGAACTGTCCCGAACGAGAGTTTGATGGGCGAATCGGCACCAACGCCTCAGGAGCAACTCCCCGAAGCGGACCAGCACCCCCGGCGCCGCTTGCGGCTGCGCTGGTTGTTGCCAATGGGGTTGCTCGCCGCGGCCGGGATTGCCGGCGGCATCTGGTACTTTTGGCTGCGGCCTGAGCCCGAACCGGTGCTGCGGGTGAGCGGCCGGATCGAGGGGCACTAGCATCTGGCGCTTCCGGGCACAGCTTAGCTAGTCCCCAAGGCGGTTCGGGAGCGGCACGCTTGCAGCTTGGGGATACCCCTTAAAAGGGCTCGGCCGCCCATAGCGACCGAGCGAGAGGCGGCACCCAGATTCGAACTGGGGATAAAGGCTTTGCAGGCCCCTGCCTTACCGCTTGGCTATGCCGCCTCGCTGCCGCTGTTGATTGTAGCAAAGCCGCCGCCCGCAACCCCCTGCCAACGCGCACCGAGCCACCCCCATTTGCGGGGTGGCTCGGTGCAGCGCTCTGAGCGGCTACGCGCAGGTGCTAAATCCCTTTGCTTTGCAAGGCCATTAGGGCCAGAATGCCTAAGCTCATGGCAACGAGGGCAATCCCCAAGCCAATGGATTGACCCAAATCGTTCGAGCGCGTCGTTCGCATTTTATTAAGCTCCTTAATTATATGAGCTATTTATTCTAATCTAGGGCGAGCGACGTGCCCGCTCCTACTTCCATGCGGGCGGCGGTAACGCTTTTTAATCTAGCTTTATGTTTGTTAATTTACTCTTGCTCGAGCTCGCCGTGCTGGAGCGCGTAGCGGACGAGTTCGGTGCGGCTGTTGGTGCCGGTTTTGCTAAACAGCCGGCTGACGTATTTTTCGACGTTGCGCACGCTTGTATCGAGCTCGCGCGCAATCTCTTTATTCATTAAGCCGTCGGTGACGAGTTTGAGAACGCTGCGCTCGCGCGGGGTCAGGGCGACGGCTACATCGCGATCGGCGGTGGCGGCGCGCGATCGCTGGCCCAGCATGCCCTTGATCTCGGCAATTTGTTGGGCAATGCTATCCAACTCCGAGGACTCCACGCTGCCCTCGGTTAGGGTGCTGCGCCGCTGCAGCAAGTTCTTGATGATCGCGACAAGCTCTTCCGGCTCAAAAGGCTTGGACAGGTAGGCATCGCAACCGGCCTCATAGCCCTGGATGCGGTCGGCTGTCATGCCTTTGGCCGTCAAAAAGATCGCCGGGAGCGCCTTGAAGCGCGGATCCGCCCGCAGCTGCCGCAGGAACTCGTAGCCATCCACCTGCGGCATCATGATGTCCACAATGGCCAAATCGGGCGTCTCGTCTTGCAGTAGCTCCCACGCTTGCTGGGCATCGCTGGCGGCGCGGACGGTAAACGATTCGCCTTCTTCCAGATACGCCTTAACCGACTCGCGCAGGCCCGGTTCGTCATCGACCAGCAATAGCTTGGCTTGCTCTGCCATAGCGGTCTGCCCGCTCGCTGCTTCTCAATCTATCAACCCGAGCACCGGGCGCGCGGAGCTCCTGCTAGCGCAGAACAAACGCCAGGCCCACCAGCAGCGCTGAGAGCAGATAAAACGCCCCCACCACTTGGGTCTCCGACCACCCTGTTAGCTCCAGATGGTGGTGGAGGGGGGCCATTTTGAGCAGGCGATTGCCCCGGCCACCGGCATCTTTAGTGGCTTTGTAGTAGCCCACTTGCGCGATGGTGGAAACGGACTCGGCAAAAAACAGCCCGCTCACCACAAACAGCTCCCACAGGCTTGCCCCGGCAATCCCGACGGCTGCCAGCGCGCCCCCGAGGGCCAAAGAGCCCGTATCGCCCATGAAAGCGCGGGCCGGGTTGCGATTGTGGTAGACAAAGCCCAGGCAGCTACCGCTGGTAGCTGCACAAAAGACCGCCAGCTCGCCGGCGCTCGGCGCCACCAGCGCCCCTAGCCCCAACAGCGCAATGGCGGCAGTGCCGGCAGCCAGGCCGTCGACGCCATCGGTCAAGTTGGTGGCATTGCTCTCGGCAGCAAAAACAAACACCGCCAGCGGCCAAAACAGCGCGCCCAGCGGCAGGACCCACCCCAGCGGAAGCAATACGGCCGTCAGCCCGGTCGGCCCGGTGGCCGCCAACCACAGGCAAAACGCGATCGCCACAGCCACTTGCAGCCCCAACTTCAACCGAGGCGAGATGCCGGCATTGGAGCGCTGGCGCAGGATCTGCCAGTCGTCGCTCCAGCCAATGGCGCTGTACGCCAGCGTCACGGCCGAGACAGCCAGGACCTCGGGTGCCCCACGCGTCCAGAATACAGCCACTGCAACGGCAACCGGCACGAAAAACGCACCGCCCATGGTGGGGGTGCCGGCCTTTTGCAGGTGGGCCTGGGGCCCATCGGCTTGGACGAATTGCCCCAACCGCAAGCGCCGCAGCAGCGGAATGACCCCATAGCCTAGTCCGGCACTGAGCAGGGCAGCCACGGCGAGCGGCGCGCTCAAGATGGCGGCGCTCTCGGGCGAGGGGCCCGCTGCACGCAAGACATCGACCCCCACGGCAAAACCCCCTAGCAGGAGGGCCAGCAGGACCAACAGGGCGGTTCCGCTAGGTGTGGGAATGGCGCGGGCAAATGAATGGGCTTTCACGGCGTTGGCTGCAGGCTAAGTGGGCTACTGTTCGAGCTCGCCCAAGCTGCCCTCTTCCTGGAGGGCCGTTGAGGTGCTGAAATCGCGCTCCTCGCCTTCCATGAGCTCAACGATTTCCTCGTCTTCCTCGCGCTGCTTGTTTTCCTCTTCTACCTCGCGCGCGAGCAGGCGACCGTTGGCCTCCAGCCAGTCCAGCAGCGAGGCCTCTTGCTGCAGCGGAATCGCGCCTGCCGGTTCGTGGCGCGGCTGCTCTTTCATGGCGGGGTTGTTCATGGGCCCCTCCAGTATACGTCTCGCTCCTAACCTACCACGGGCGCCAGCCGCCGCCGGCCGGGCAAGCGGACTTCGCAAAACTTAGCGCCCGCCGGAAACAGCCGGCTGCCGCTGTAATAATTGCAGGGCGGAGCTAGGAACCGGCCATGCAGGAAAAAACGGCGTTGCTGGGGGCCATTGCCGGCCGCAACCGCGGCTTGTTAGCCGGCGAGGTCGATCGGGCCAACTTGCTATCGGCGATCGCCGGGCTCGAAGCGGTCAACCCCAACCCCGAGCCGCTCGAGCGCAGCGATCTGCTCGATGGCGACTGGCGCCTGCTCTACACCACCAGCCAAGATTTGCTGGGCTTCGATCGCTTTCCGCTGCTGCAAACCGGGACCATTTACCAGAGCATCCGCAGCGACCGGCGCCGCGTTTTCAACGTGGCCGAGTTGCTAGGGCCACCGCTGCTGGAGGGCATCTTTACGGTGCTGGCCAGCTTTGAGGCCAGCTCCAGTAACCGAGCAGACGTTCGCTTTGAGCGTGCGGTTACTGGGTTGCAGCGTGCCATGGGCTACCGCTCGCCGGGCGATTTGCTCGAGCGGCTGGAGCGGGGGGAGCGCTTTTGGCCGCTGGATTTTGACCTCCGCGATCGCGACCGGCGCGGCTGGCTCGAGACGACTTACCTGGATGAGGAGCTGCGCATCGGCCGCGGCGACAAAGGCAGCGTGTTTGTCTTGCGCAAGGAGTGAAGGGGGCGCCCGTGGCAGCAGCAACGCCCGCGATCGCGCGCCTGGCCCAGAGCCAGCTCGATTGGCTCGAGACCTGCCCGCGCCAGTTCCAGCACGCCTACCTGGACTGCTTGGGGGCATTGCCCAACCCGGCCCAGCAGGCCCGCCGCGACTGGGGCGAGCGCTTCCACCTGCTGATGCAGCAGCGCGAGCTGGGGGTACCTGTGGAGTCGTTTTTGCGCCAGGATCCCCAGCTCGAGCGCGCGCTCAACGCCCTGCTGAGCCCTGCCCCCGAGCTGTTTGCCCCACAAGCCAATACCCGCCGTGCGGTAGAGCACCGCCGCAGCCTGCGTTGGGGGCACTACCTGCTGAGTGCCATTTACGACCTGCTGGCCGTCGGGCCGGATGGCATCCAGATTGTGGATTGGAAAACCCACCTGCGGCCCCAGCCGCGAGCGAGGCTCGCCGCCGCCTGGCAGACTCGCCTATACCGCTACATCCTGGCTGAGACAGCCGATTGCGCGCCCGAGCGCATCACCATGACCTACTGGTTTGTGGGCGCGCCCGCGGGCCCGAGCTCGGTTCGCTTTGACTACAGCCAGCAGCAGCACGCCCAAACCGGCCGCGAGCTGCAAGCCCTGCTGGAGCAGCTGGATGCGTGGTGGACCGCCTACCGCGATCGCGGCGTTCCCTTCCCGCAGGTGCCCGAGGAAGAAGGACACTGCACCGCTTGCCGCTTTGCGGCGCGCTGCCAGCGATCCCCGCAAGCAAGCGAGCCCGAGGCGAGCAATTGGGCCTCGGTTGGCGAAGTGGCACCTTGACGGGCGCTAGCGACTGCGCGTGGCAAAAAACAGCGCTGCCAGCACGATGGTCCCCAGCAGCGCCAGCGGCACCCAGAGCTCGGCAACCTCAATCGCCATACGGCCCCAACTCGTCACTCGGCAAGCGCGCAAATAAGATATAGACTACCGTTTTTCTGGCCTCAGCCGTGCCCTTTCCCGATGTCGTTACGTGGCTGCAGGAGCGGACTGCCCTGAGCCTACTGTCCGAGGAAGTCCTGAGCGCCATTGCCCCTTTTGTCGAGCAGCGCCGCGCCCCAGCCCACCAGCACCTGGTCGTCGAGAACAAGCGGCCGGTGGGCCTCTACATTCTCAAATCCGGGCAGCTCGAGAGCAACAAGCCCGATCGCATTGCCCAGCTCAGCCCGGCCCAAACCGGCCAGACCGTGAACTTGCTGCCGGGGGCGCTGATCAACTTCCAGCCGCTGCTGCTGGATCAGCCCACCCGCGAGACAGTGGTAACCCAAAGCGACTGCGAGCTGCTGTTCGTTCCGGCTGCCCAGTTCAAGGCGCTGGTCTCGCAGTACCCCGAAATCTCGCGCGTTTTCTCGCAGCAGCTAGCCCAAGACTTGGCGCAGGTTTCGTCGCAGCTGAGCTTCGAGCAGGAGCGCGCCTACATCCTGCGTCCCTACCTGGTCACCAAAGCCAAACGCGGGATCGTCGGGCGCAGCCGCTACGCCGTGCGGCTGCGGCAGGAGATCCAGCAGGCGTCGCAGGAGCGCCAGTCCGTGCTGATCTTCGGCGAGCCCGGCCTAGAAAAAGACAACAAAGCGGCCCTGATTCACTTTGGCTCCCCTTACCGGCGCGAGCCCGCAATCAATGTGGACTGCAGCAAGCTCCAGACCAGCGGTGCCGAACTGTTCGGCTGCGCCGGGGGTAAGCCGGGCCTAATTGAAGCGTTGGGGGAGGGAACCCTGGCGCTCAACAACAGCCACGAGCTGCCGCAAGAGCTGTACGAGCCCATTGCCGAGCTGCTCAAAACTGGCACCTATACGCCGGTCAACCGACCGGGTGCGCCGCCGGCGCAAAAGCAAACCTGCCACGCGCGCATCATCCTGATCTCGGAAAGGACCGTTCCGGCGCTGGACCCGCTAGTGGGGCGCACGATCAAAGTTCCGCCGCTGCGGGTACGCAAAGCCGATCTCGACGATCAGCTCAAGTACTACATCAACCTGATCTGCCGCTCCAAGGGCGTGCCCAAGCCCCGCATCACCGCTGAGGCATTGCGGCAGCTGCAGGACTACGACTTCCCCAACAACCTTAGCGAGCTGGCCAACCTCGCCGAACGCGCGGTCGTTCAGCTGCAGGGAACCACGGAGCTAACCGAGGAGATCCTGTGGCCCTCGCGCAGCAAGCAAAAGCGGCTGCGGCTGAACCTGTTTAACGCCTCGCCCAGCTTTCGCCGCTTTCTGCGCAGCCCCTGGTGGCCGGACCGGCTCAACTATTGGGTCATCCTGCCGCTGTACACGCTCGTGGTCGTCCTGATGTTTGTTGGCCCCCAAACGCGGGACCAAAACATCGGCCTCAACCTGTTCTGGGCTTGGTGGTGGCCGCTAATCCTGTTGGGCTTTCCCTTTGTCGGCCGCCTCTGGTGCGCCATTTGCCCGTTCATGATCTACGGAGAGATTACCCAAAAACTCTCGCTGTGGTTGGTGCCGCGCCAGCTCAAACGCTGGCCCCGCCAGTCCGCCGAGAAGTGGGGCGGCTGGTTTCTGTTTGGGCTGTTCGCGCTCATTTTGCTGTGGGAAGAGCTCTGGGAGCTGGAGAATACGGCCTACCTGTCGGCCTGCCTGCTGCTGCTGATCACCGCCGGGGCCATGATCTTCTCGGCCATTTTCGAGCGCCGGTTCTGGTGCCGCTACCTTTGCCCCATCGGCGGCATGAACGGCATGTTTGCCAAGCTCTCGATCGCCGAGCTGCGGGCACAGCAAGGCACGTGCTCGGCCGAGTGCACCACGTACCAGTGCTACAAGGGCGGCCCGGCCAAGGGCGAAGGGCAAGAGACCATGGGCTGCCCGCTCTACTCGCACCCGGCCCAGATGCAGGACAACCGCGACTGCGTGCTCTGCATGACCTGCCTCAAGGCCTGCCCCCACCGCTCGGTGGAGCTCAACCTGCGCCCGCCGGGGATCGAGCTCTGGACCACGCACAAGCCCCGCAGCTATGAGGTGGCCCTGATGCTGCTGCTGCTAGGGGCTGTCTTTCTGCACCGCCTGCCTGCCGTTCGAGCCCAGCTGGGCCTGGAGCTGAATTTGGAGCCGTTTGGCATGCACGCGCTGGGCGCGGTGGCAGCCCTGAGCCTGCCCGCCGCGATTCCGCTGCTGGCTTACAGCGCCATTCAGGGCACCTACCGGGCGGTCAAACGGCTGGCGCCCAAGGCCAACCCCATCCGGCTCAAGCCGCGCCCGTTTGGG
Coding sequences within it:
- a CDS encoding PD-(D/E)XK nuclease family protein, whose product is MARLAQSQLDWLETCPRQFQHAYLDCLGALPNPAQQARRDWGERFHLLMQQRELGVPVESFLRQDPQLERALNALLSPAPELFAPQANTRRAVEHRRSLRWGHYLLSAIYDLLAVGPDGIQIVDWKTHLRPQPRARLAAAWQTRLYRYILAETADCAPERITMTYWFVGAPAGPSSVRFDYSQQQHAQTGRELQALLEQLDAWWTAYRDRGVPFPQVPEEEGHCTACRFAARCQRSPQASEPEASNWASVGEVAP
- a CDS encoding phospho-N-acetylmuramoyl-pentapeptide-transferase, with protein sequence MKAHSFARAIPTPSGTALLVLLALLLGGFAVGVDVLRAAGPSPESAAILSAPLAVAALLSAGLGYGVIPLLRRLRLGQFVQADGPQAHLQKAGTPTMGGAFFVPVAVAVAVFWTRGAPEVLAVSAVTLAYSAIGWSDDWQILRQRSNAGISPRLKLGLQVAVAIAFCLWLAATGPTGLTAVLLPLGWVLPLGALFWPLAVFVFAAESNATNLTDGVDGLAAGTAAIALLGLGALVAPSAGELAVFCAATSGSCLGFVYHNRNPARAFMGDTGSLALGGALAAVGIAGASLWELFVVSGLFFAESVSTIAQVGYYKATKDAGGRGNRLLKMAPLHHHLELTGWSETQVVGAFYLLSALLVGLAFVLR
- a CDS encoding fibrillin, which produces MQEKTALLGAIAGRNRGLLAGEVDRANLLSAIAGLEAVNPNPEPLERSDLLDGDWRLLYTTSQDLLGFDRFPLLQTGTIYQSIRSDRRRVFNVAELLGPPLLEGIFTVLASFEASSSNRADVRFERAVTGLQRAMGYRSPGDLLERLERGERFWPLDFDLRDRDRRGWLETTYLDEELRIGRGDKGSVFVLRKE
- a CDS encoding AAA family ATPase; the encoded protein is MPFPDVVTWLQERTALSLLSEEVLSAIAPFVEQRRAPAHQHLVVENKRPVGLYILKSGQLESNKPDRIAQLSPAQTGQTVNLLPGALINFQPLLLDQPTRETVVTQSDCELLFVPAAQFKALVSQYPEISRVFSQQLAQDLAQVSSQLSFEQERAYILRPYLVTKAKRGIVGRSRYAVRLRQEIQQASQERQSVLIFGEPGLEKDNKAALIHFGSPYRREPAINVDCSKLQTSGAELFGCAGGKPGLIEALGEGTLALNNSHELPQELYEPIAELLKTGTYTPVNRPGAPPAQKQTCHARIILISERTVPALDPLVGRTIKVPPLRVRKADLDDQLKYYINLICRSKGVPKPRITAEALRQLQDYDFPNNLSELANLAERAVVQLQGTTELTEEILWPSRSKQKRLRLNLFNASPSFRRFLRSPWWPDRLNYWVILPLYTLVVVLMFVGPQTRDQNIGLNLFWAWWWPLILLGFPFVGRLWCAICPFMIYGEITQKLSLWLVPRQLKRWPRQSAEKWGGWFLFGLFALILLWEELWELENTAYLSACLLLLITAGAMIFSAIFERRFWCRYLCPIGGMNGMFAKLSIAELRAQQGTCSAECTTYQCYKGGPAKGEGQETMGCPLYSHPAQMQDNRDCVLCMTCLKACPHRSVELNLRPPGIELWTTHKPRSYEVALMLLLLGAVFLHRLPAVRAQLGLELNLEPFGMHALGAVAALSLPAAIPLLAYSAIQGTYRAVKRLAPKANPIRLKPRPFGELAYGYLPLVLAANLAHYIPYGLGEAGRILPVGFATFGLNGTGLPVAVAHPAVIAFLQALTLIAGVWLSVWLTHKIARQPLRALLPQHVAAFALGSGVWLVVIEAS
- a CDS encoding DNA-binding response regulator — its product is MAEQAKLLLVDDEPGLRESVKAYLEEGESFTVRAASDAQQAWELLQDETPDLAIVDIMMPQVDGYEFLRQLRADPRFKALPAIFLTAKGMTADRIQGYEAGCDAYLSKPFEPEELVAIIKNLLQRRSTLTEGSVESSELDSIAQQIAEIKGMLGQRSRAATADRDVAVALTPRERSVLKLVTDGLMNKEIARELDTSVRNVEKYVSRLFSKTGTNSRTELVRYALQHGELEQE
- a CDS encoding prenyltransferase, with product MVRSLVLSPLKRMGFWGYQQFLTGIVYPSIWIAAAIASLAGFAQLMMGLALDWRPIALVFATALVPYNLDRLLDAYWQPVPQLQAYFRNNGGILGLLLVAVAGSAYLLVAAPPAVRYASCAGIVPLLYGVPLLPLSSQNGRQWYRLKDIPGSKAWIVCSTLTYATVGLPLAYAGAHFDEAATLTALFLFAFIACNSHAFDIRDLDADGASGVTTLPCLAGVRGTKLILSALYGLVLLALLWGWRHGAIDCQIEVLLATACSWAYLWAVDRRTPRWVYDIAIDGVLFVPALAAAVVRAA